The stretch of DNA ATACGGTTTGCGTCGTAGTAGGATTCGAAAGTTCCGGTGTCCATCCAGCCCCCTCCAGCAACGAAATCGTACTGTAGATCTCCCAGCTCTATATAGCGGTTGTTTACGCTGGTTATCTCGTACTCTCCCCTGGCCGAGGGTTTTATATGTCCTATTATGTCGAACACCCTTTTATCGTAGATATAGGCCCCCACTACTGCATAGTTGCTCTTGGGACATTCCGGTTTTTCCTGAATCTCCACGACATTCTGTTCGTCCAGGGCCGCCACTCCGAAACGCTGGGGGTCGGCAACCTCCACCAAAAGGACTCTGGCTCCTTTTCCTCCCTGCCTGGTTTTATAGTTCTCTACGAAATACCCTATAGGATCCTCAAAGACATTGTCGCCCAACAGCACCAGAACGGTATCGTCGCCAACGAAGTGCTCCGTAAGTCTAAGGGCATCGGCTATGCCGTTAGCCTCGTCCTGGACGCTGTAGGAAAAATTCAGATCGAAATCGGAACCGCTTCCTAAAGCCCCCACCATCTGCCCCATATATTCGGAACTTGTCACTATCCTGACGTCTTTTATTCCGCAGGCCATCATGTTTCTGATGGGGTTGTATATCATAGGCTCCGGACCTACAGGCAAAAGATGTTTGTTTATGGTTTTTGTCAGAGGATAAAGTCTGGTACCCTTGCCGCCTGCGAGAATGACACCTTTCATCTTTTCATTCCTCCAAATTCGTTTACCGCCCGGCAGACGGAGTCCATTTCATCCTTTGTCATACCGTTATAAAGGGGAAGAGAGAGAACGGAAGACGCCAACCTCTCGGTAATGGGGAAATCCCCCGATTTAAATCCCAGATTTTTATAAGCCCCGGAAAGATGAGGCGGAACGGGATAGTGGATCTGGGTCTGGATACCCCTTTCGCTTAGATGCTGCTGAAGTTCGTCACGCTTATCGTTCTCAACCACGAAGAGATGCCATACATGAGAGGCATCCGAGCGAATGGAGGGAAGAGTTACAGCCGACGGGTCTATATTGTTCAGATAGTAATCGGCTATAGTCGCCCTCTCGTCCAAAGTCTCTTTTAGGTATTTCAGACGAACGCTCAGGAGAGCCGCTTGAATTTCATCTAGCCTTGAATTTACGCCGCAAATGTCGTTATAGTATTTTCTTTTACTGCCGTAATTCCTTAAAGCTCTGACCTTCTCGGCGATCTCCTGGTCGTCTGTCACAATGGCTCCGGCGTCACCAAAAGCCCCCAGATTCTTAGTGGGGAAGAAACTGAAACAACCGATCGTACCGAACGTACCGGTCTTTTGACTCTTCCAGGTTGCACCATGAGATTGAGCGCAATCCTCTACCAAAGGGATACCATGCTTGCCGGCGATTTCGACTATAGGCTCCATATCGCAGGGTTGACCGTAAAGATGAACGGCTATTATCGCTTTCGTTTTATCCGTTATTGCATCGGCCAACTTGGCGGGGTTCAATCCGTGATATTCATCCGGCTCGACGAAAACAGGGGTTCCACCGTTTTCGGTTATGCCTAAGACTGTAGCTATATAGGTGTTGGCCTGAACTATTACCTCGTCACCGGCGTCTACACCCAAAGCCCTTAAAGCCAATATCAAGGCGTCCAGGCCGGAGTTGAGCCCTACGCAATGGGCTGTTCCGATGTAATCCGCAAACTGCCCTTCGAAAGAGGACAATTTATCGCCTAATATATACCACCCGGATTCCAGCGCCTCGATAGCCGCCGCATCGTATTCGTTTTTATGTTTTTCGTAAAGAGGAGCAAGTTTGTTGAAAGGTATGATCATAGCTACATCCCCTTTCGGGCAAATTCGGTGAAGAGCTTGTAGTCCCTTATATAATCCTCTTCCCTGTAGTGTTCCGAGGCGTAGACCATCAGGACGCTGTTGTCCACCATCCATTTCATGGTTCGCCACATGGAGGGGCCGACGTAGAGCCCTTTGTCCGGCGAATCCAGAAGGCAAGTTTTTACCTCTGTGCCGTCGTCCAGAGCGACCTCTATTGAGCCGTAGGGGCAGAGGAGGATCTGTTCTAACTTTTTATGAGCGTGGTGTCCTCTGATGGTTCCGGCCTTGACGTTGCCGATATGGTATATCCGTTTTACGTCGAAAGGTATCTGTTTGCCGGTCTCCCATACACAGAGCAGGTCATCCGAGTCGACAGGGTTATTTATGGTCTGGGCAGAGTATATCTTCAATCTACATCCCCCAGTCCCAGCCGTTCCATTCTGTAGGATCCGTCGGTAACCCTGTTTACCCAGTCATGGTTGCCCAGATACCAGTTGACGGTTTTCTCCATTCCGGTCTCGAAGGTCTCCTCCGGTGTCCAGCCTAGCTCCTGTTTTATCTTCGATGCGTCTATGGCGTACCGCTTGTCGTGGCCGGGCCTGTCCTTTACGAAGGTTCTCTGATCTCTGTAGCTTCCG from Dethiosulfovibrio russensis encodes:
- a CDS encoding DegT/DnrJ/EryC1/StrS family aminotransferase, with translation MIIPFNKLAPLYEKHKNEYDAAAIEALESGWYILGDKLSSFEGQFADYIGTAHCVGLNSGLDALILALRALGVDAGDEVIVQANTYIATVLGITENGGTPVFVEPDEYHGLNPAKLADAITDKTKAIIAVHLYGQPCDMEPIVEIAGKHGIPLVEDCAQSHGATWKSQKTGTFGTIGCFSFFPTKNLGAFGDAGAIVTDDQEIAEKVRALRNYGSKRKYYNDICGVNSRLDEIQAALLSVRLKYLKETLDERATIADYYLNNIDPSAVTLPSIRSDASHVWHLFVVENDKRDELQQHLSERGIQTQIHYPVPPHLSGAYKNLGFKSGDFPITERLASSVLSLPLYNGMTKDEMDSVCRAVNEFGGMKR
- a CDS encoding sugar 3,4-ketoisomerase gives rise to the protein MKIYSAQTINNPVDSDDLLCVWETGKQIPFDVKRIYHIGNVKAGTIRGHHAHKKLEQILLCPYGSIEVALDDGTEVKTCLLDSPDKGLYVGPSMWRTMKWMVDNSVLMVYASEHYREEDYIRDYKLFTEFARKGM
- a CDS encoding sugar phosphate nucleotidyltransferase, which gives rise to MKGVILAGGKGTRLYPLTKTINKHLLPVGPEPMIYNPIRNMMACGIKDVRIVTSSEYMGQMVGALGSGSDFDLNFSYSVQDEANGIADALRLTEHFVGDDTVLVLLGDNVFEDPIGYFVENYKTRQGGKGARVLLVEVADPQRFGVAALDEQNVVEIQEKPECPKSNYAVVGAYIYDKRVFDIIGHIKPSARGEYEITSVNNRYIELGDLQYDFVAGGGWMDTGTFESYYDANRIMFEKHRREMGVE